Genomic window (Clostridia bacterium):
TATTCCACGTGAGAGGGCTCAGTACCTTTGGGAGGTATTGGAACATAGCGGTGTATTGATATCCAGTAGCTGGCCACAGGGCGTGGGACCCTCGGCCAAGACCTACTGGAAGAAAACTGGGATACTATATCGTAGCGTCAGAATAGGCCAACTGTGTGATTGACCTTGGCCGCCCGAGGCTGTATGCTATACACTAATCAAGTGAATATGTGAGGGGCTATGAAAGGGAGGTAGGAGGCGTGCTGCCCCAAGAGAGGGAGCGCCGTCGGGTGGGAGCGTTCCTGGGCAAGTGCTTCTGAAGTGCGCCCTTGAGCCTGAGGCCGAAACCGCTTAAGGTGAGAGTAGGCTTTCACGGGTGCGCCCGTTATTGCGCCTGCGCTGCAGCCCCACACGGGGAGCGGCGCCTGAGTTGCGGCAGCCGCCGCGCCGGGATCACGTGGATCGGCGCGTATGTGTGTTGGCAGCCGCGAGCAGAGTGGAACCGCGGTTTGAGCGCCGTCTCTGTATGGGGGCGGCGTTTTCGCATACCCAGATGCGAATTGCCCAGATACGAACTGCCTAGATACGAATTGGAGGTATACTCAGATGCTTGACGATATCGGGTCCTTCCTTGATGCGGCGATGGCGCGGGATCCCGCCGCCAGGAATCGCATAGAGGTGCTGGCGCTCTATCCAGGAGTGCACGCTCTCATATGGCATAAGCTGAGTCACTGGCTGTACAGGCACAGAGCGTTTTTCCTTGCCAGGCTTGTCTCGCAGATAGCGCGAGGCCTGACCGGAATCGAGATCCACCCAGGAGCAACGATCGGTCGGGGGGCTTTCATTGACCACGGGATGGGGGTCGTGATAGGCGAGACTGCCGAAATCGGTGAGGATGTCACTATCTATCAGGGCGTTACCCTTGGGGGCACAGGTAAGGAGATAGGCAAGCGCCACCCGACTATCGAGGATGGCGTTGTGGTGTCCGCCGGTGCGAGCGTGCTCGGCTCCATAACTGTTGGACGCAATTCGAAGATCGGAGCAGGGGCGGTGGTGATCAAGCCGGCGCCGCCATACTCTACTGTGGTTGGCGTTCCGGGCCGCGTGGTTGAACGCAGCGGCGACCAGCAGCAGCGCGATGCGGACTCGCGCGAGGCATGTGAGGCGACCATGAGCTGCAATCGGGGCGCCGACTATCACTACGCACACCGTGGCCGGGAAGCGGATCTGAATCACGGGGATCTGCCAGACCCGCTTGGACGTGCACTGGATCTGCTTGCCCTGAGAATCAAGACCCTCGAGGATGAGGTTGCGGTCCTTAGGAAGGCCAGGGCCGTCTCTGCTGGCGCCGTCTCTGGCGCCACGATCACCTCGATTTCGCCCATTGCATGCGATGCCAAGGAGGCGCAGCCACATGACTATTGCATCTAGCATTGCCGCAACGATAGGGCGCACCCCGATAGTGCGCCTCAATCGATTCGGAGGGACCTCTGGACGGGCCGAGATCCTCGCCAAGCTGGAGTCGTTCAACCCTGGAGGGAGTGTGAAGGATCGGATAGCCCTGGCGATGATCGATGACGCGGAGGCCCGGGGAGCGCTATCGCCCGGCGGCGTCATAATCGAGCCGACGTCTGGCAACACCGGAGTGGGGCTCGCCATGATCGCGGCAGCAAGAGGTTACAGGATCATCCTTACGATGCCTGATGCCATGAGCATCGAGCGGCGCTGTCTGCTTGCGGCCTATGGCGCTGAGATCGTGCTTACGCCCGGGGCGCTCGGCATGTCTGGGGCCGTCGCAAGGGCCCGAGAGCTCGCCGAGGAGCATGGAGACTGGTTCATGCCTTCGCAGTTTGAGAACCCAGTGAACCCGCAGACTCACGATGAGACGACTGCAGCCGAGATAGTCGCGGATCTGAGTGCAGGCCCCGAGCTCATGCTGGATGCATTCGTCGCTGGAGTAGGGACCGGTGGGACGATCACGGGAACTTCGCGGGCGCTCAGGCGCGTGAAACCTGAGCTTCTGGTGATCGGCGTCGAGCCTGCGGAATCAGCGGTGCTCTCAGGGAATCCGCCCGGACCCCACAGGATACAGGGCATAGGCGCCGGTTTCATACCGCCAGTGCTCGATGTCGCGCTAATCAGCGAGATCGTGACAGTGCGCTCGGATGATGCCTTCGCCGCTAGTAGGCGCCTGGCAAGGGAGGAAGGAATCCTCGCTGGCATCTCCTCAGGAGCCGTCGCGGCGGCTGCCCTCGGCATTGCGCGGCGCCTCGGCGAAGGCCAGCGGGTATTGGCGATTTTTCCCGACACCGGCGAGCGGTATCTCAGTGTTGAGGGCCTGTTCTGATCGTTTACGGGTTGTCCTCAATCTTGGCTCTTCGCCCTTTCGAGCGCCTCTTGGGCAGCCCGTGCGCCATCAGAATGCCGCCGACGCCAAGTGTCAGCCAGTAGGTGATGAGCCGCCACAGAGTCACGAAAACCCCGAGGGAGTTCAGCGGGACTATTGTGCTGAAGAGAGCTGCGAAACCAAGCTCAGCCGCACCGCTTGAGCCAGG
Coding sequences:
- the epsC gene encoding serine O-acetyltransferase EpsC, which codes for MLDDIGSFLDAAMARDPAARNRIEVLALYPGVHALIWHKLSHWLYRHRAFFLARLVSQIARGLTGIEIHPGATIGRGAFIDHGMGVVIGETAEIGEDVTIYQGVTLGGTGKEIGKRHPTIEDGVVVSAGASVLGSITVGRNSKIGAGAVVIKPAPPYSTVVGVPGRVVERSGDQQQRDADSREACEATMSCNRGADYHYAHRGREADLNHGDLPDPLGRALDLLALRIKTLEDEVAVLRKARAVSAGAVSGATITSISPIACDAKEAQPHDYCI
- the cysK gene encoding cysteine synthase A; the encoded protein is MTIASSIAATIGRTPIVRLNRFGGTSGRAEILAKLESFNPGGSVKDRIALAMIDDAEARGALSPGGVIIEPTSGNTGVGLAMIAAARGYRIILTMPDAMSIERRCLLAAYGAEIVLTPGALGMSGAVARARELAEEHGDWFMPSQFENPVNPQTHDETTAAEIVADLSAGPELMLDAFVAGVGTGGTITGTSRALRRVKPELLVIGVEPAESAVLSGNPPGPHRIQGIGAGFIPPVLDVALISEIVTVRSDDAFAASRRLAREEGILAGISSGAVAAAALGIARRLGEGQRVLAIFPDTGERYLSVEGLF